TACCTGAGCGATGCCTCGGATATGTCGATCCGCTTCGGCAACGGGCAGTGGGCGGGCTATCAAAGTGAAAAGTTGATTTCAGGACAAATGGTCCCGGTGTGCAGCCGCGCATTTTTACGCATTCACGGGCATATCGACACCCCGGAGCAGCTTCTGCAAATGCCGTTGCTGCACGATGAGGAGCGATCCACCTGGCAGCAGTGGTTTGTGCAGCAGGGGGTGAAACGTCCCCCGCGCCGCAGCGGCCCGATGTTTGAAGATGGCTTGCTGACGCTCGCGGGCGTGCAGGCCGGGCTGGGCTGCGCGCTGATGCGCGAGCCGCTGATTGCGCCTTATCTTGAGAGCGGTGAGCTGGTGAAAATTTTCAATGCGCCGATCGACGACGGGCGAGATTACTACCTGTGCGTGCGGTCTGACACGGACATGACCGAGGACGGCAAGCTGCTGCAAAACTGGCTGCGCCGTGCCGCAGGGGGCGAACAGCCCGGGGTATAGCAGACAATAAAGGTGCCGTCGTCGAGCAGACTGCTTTAACATGTACAATGGCAGCCTTACATTTACTTACATATATTCACTATCATTTACATAGGTATTATAAGATATTTTTTAGCACAAAATGCAAAACTAAAAATGATTTGAGTATCGTAACCCTATTAATTGATTTTATAGAGAAAATGTTTAAACCATGAAATATACCATGCTGAACATGATCATGTTGAGACATGTCAGTCCGTTCACTTATAGCAAAAAAAACGTACTCGTTTTTTTCATTGTGTCTGTTATTGCAATAGCTATAACGTTATCACCAGCCATCACGCTCAGCTATCTTTCTTTCGATGAGTCATTTCTTTTAGTGTTTATTGCGAATTTTTTAATTGCTCTTTTTGTATACTTCTTTTATTTAAGAAGTGTCGATGGCTTTAAAATAACGCCAATGACAAATGTATCGTCACTCATATTTTCAGCTATTGTATTGCTTATCATTCTGTTGGTTCAGTATGCTATTTGTGTTTACAGAGAGAGTTTATATCATTATGAGCCTGCACAGATAAATTTGATCGCTTTCATGGTCGCCTCCTTCGTCGTGCCCTACTATGAGGAGATCATTTACAGGGGATGTATCTTCGGTTGCTTATACTCCGTCTTTAATAAAAGTTATTTGATTCCCTGCATACTGACTTCACTGATTTTTTGCCTGATGCATGGACAGTATTATAATGTGTTAGATCAGGCGATTCTTTTTATGATATCAATATTGCTTTTGATGGTCAGGATAAAAAGTAGAGGCCTTTTTTATCCTATTGCAATTCATTCGTGTATGAATGTTTTTGTGCTGTCGTCAAATTACTTAAGCGGGTTTTGAAGATGACGCTATTCAGGATCGTCATACCGATCCTGAGTAGGGTAAACATGTCCTACCTGCGTCATTCGATTATCTGTAAGCGCACTTGCGATAGTATTCATATTTCCGTACCTGTTCTGCCGGGCAAGTGTTGTGCCCGGCAGCATTAAAGCGGCTCATTTTCGCGTGGCGTGCCAGCACAACAATGACCCGACGCATACCATCACCGCGCCCTGCCAAAAAGCGAAGGAGAGCGGCGCGCTTAACAGGGCGGCCGCCAGCGCGGAGGATAATATCGGCGTAAAATAGGAGGCGGCGGCGAGCAGGGTCACATTACCGTGCAGAATACCGACATTCCAGGCTGCGTAGCCAAAACCCAGCGCGACGCCACAGAGTAATAGCTTCACCACCACCGGTACGTTGAACATCATTTCTGGCTGATCGCTGAGGACATATTTGATCCACAAGCTGAGCGCCGTCAGCAACACGAAAAGGGTAATACCGTTTTTCCCGCCGGCATATTTGCTGGTTACGGTGCAGTAAGCCGCCCAGATAAATGCCCCGGAGAAGGCCAGGGCATAACTCAGCGGGCTGGAGGTAATATTGCGGAGGATTTCATCTACCTGTAATCCCTGTTCGCCGCCTAATACCCAGCTCACGCCCAGCAGGGAGAGGGCCAGGCCGGGGATCACCCAAAGAGTCGATTTTTGGCCGTTGAACAAAATCGCAAACACAATCGTCAGGCTCGGCCACAGATAATTGACCATCCCCACTTCGATGGCCTGCGAACGCGTGGCGGCGTAGCCCAGCGACAGGGCCAGGCAAATTTCATAGCTGACGAACAGCACGCTCCCGGCAATAAGATAGCGCGGGGAAAAGCGTCTTACATCGGGAAAACCCACCGTGACCAGACATAACAGACCGCTCACGGTGTAAATCATTGCCGCGCCGCCCACCGGCCCCAGCGCTTCGCTTACGCTGCGAATCAGCCCGACCATGGTGCTCCATAACAGTATTGCCGCCAGTCCTGTGAGCGTCGCTCTCTTTCTGTCCATTTCTTCGCCAGTGTTCTTATATTCAAAGGGAAAAGTTATAACATTGATTCCATTCACCTTGCGAATAATGTGCGCGCAAAGTAGCCCCTAAGGAGTACATAAACCCAGCGGCCATGACTATTTAGGGGGCTAAATAAGGTGTACTTGATTTGACGCAAAAAAAACAGGGGCTTTGCTGTTAGCTTGCGGCGCGAATTCTCAAAAGTAAACGAGGACAGCAATGGACGTCAGCCGCAGACAATTTTTCAAAATCTGCGCGGGCGGTATGGCCGGGACAACAGTCGCTGCGTTGGGATTCGCTCCCAAAATGGCACTGGCTCAGGCGCGCAACTTTAAACTGCTGCGCGCCAAAGAGATCCGTAACACCTGCACATACTGCTCCGTGGGTTGTGGGCTATTGATGTATAGCCTGGGTGATGGCGCAAAAAACGCCAAAGAAGCGATTTATCATATTGAAGGGGATCCGGATCATCCGGTGAGCCGTGGGGCACTTTGCCCGAAAGGCGCGGGGCTGCTGGACTACGTTCACAGCGAAAACCGTCTGCGCTATCCGGAGTACCGCGCGCCAGGTTCTGACAAATGGCAGCGTATCTCCTGGGATGACGCGTTCACCCGCATTGCAAAATTAATGAAAGCCGACCGCGACGCCAACTTTATTGAAAAGAACGAGCAGGGTGTCACGGTTAACCGCTGGCTTTCCACCGGGATGCTTTGCGCATCCGCGGCAAGCAATGAAACCGGCATGCTGACGCAAAAATTTGTGCGCTCCCTTGGCATGCTGGCAGTAGACAACCAGGCGCGCGTCTGACACGGACCAACGGTAGCAAGTCTTGCTCCAACATTTGGTCGCGGTGCGATGACCAACCACTGGGTTGATATCAAAAACGCCAACGTCGTCGTGGTCATGGGCGGTAACGCCGCTGAGGCCCATCCGGTGGGATTCCGCTGGGCGATGGAAGCGAAAAACAACAACGATGCGACGCTTATCGTCGTCGATCCGCGCTTTACGCGTACGGCATCGGTGGCCGATATTTATGCGCCAATCCGCTCCGGTACGGACATTACGTTCCTGTCTGGCGTGCTGTTGTACCTGATCGAAAACAACAAAATTAACGCTGAATACGTTAAGCATTACACCAACGCCGGCCTGCTGGTGCGGGAAGATTTTGCCTTTGAAGACGGCCTGTTCAGCGGCTATGACGCGGAAAAACGTCAGTACGATAAGTCTTCCTGGAACTACCAGTTCGACGAAAACGGCTACGCGAAACGCGACGACACCCTGACCGATCCGCGCTGCGTGTGGAATATGCTGAAACAGCACGTGTCCCGCTACACGCCGGATGTGGTTGAAAATATCTGCGGTACGCCAAAAGCAGATTTCCTGAAAGTGTGTGAAGTGCTGGCGTCTACCAGTGCAGCAGACAGAACCACCACGTTCCTGTATGCGCTTGGCTGGACACAGCACACCGTGGGCGCGCAGAACATCCGCACCATGGCGATGATCCAGCTGCTGCTCGGCAACATGGGGATGGCCGGTGGCGGCGTGAACGCGCTGCGTGGTCACTCCAACATTCAGGGCCTGACCGATCTTGGCCTGCTGTCGACCAGCCTGCCGGGCTATCTGACGCTGCCGTCAGAAAAACAGACTGATTTCCAGACCTGGCTCACGGCAAATACGCCAAAAGCCACGCTGCCGGATCAGGTGAACTACTGGAGTAACTATCCGAAGTTCGCCGTCAGCCTGATGAAATCCTTCTACGGCGATGCGGCGCAGAAAGAGAACGACTGGGGCTTTGAGTGGCTGCCGAAATGGGACCAGGCCTACGATGTCATCAAGTATTTCAACATGATGGATAAAGGTAACGTCACGGGCTACATCTGCCAGGGCTTTAACCCTGTTGCGTCGTTCCCGGACAAAAACAAAGTGGTCCGCAGCCTGAGCAAGCTGAAGTACATGGTGGTTATCGATCCGCTGGTGACCGAAACCTCGACCTTCTGGCAGAACCATGGGGAATCCAACGACGTCGATCCGGCCTCGATTCAGACCGAAGTGTTCCGCCTGCCGTCTACCTGCTTCGCGGAAGAGGATGGCTCTATTGCCAACTCTGGTCGCTGGCTGCAGTGGCACTGGAAAGGCCAGGATGCACCGGGTGAAGCCCGTAACGACGGCGAAATTCTGGCGGGCATTTACCATCGTCTGCGCGAAATGTATCGCACGGAAGGCGGCAAAGGCGCCGAGCCGCTGCTGAAAATGAGCTGGAACTACAAGCAGCCGGACCATCCTGAGTCAGAGGAAGTGGCCAAAGAGAACAACGGCGTTGCGCTGGCGGATCTCTATGACGCTAACGGCAACCTGCTGGCGAAGAAAGGCCAGTTGCTGAACAGCTTCGCTCTGCTACGTGATGACGGCACCACGGCCTCTTCGTGCTGGATTTATGCCGGCAGCTGGACCGAGCAGGGTAACCAGATGGCTAATCGCGATAACGCCGACCCGTCAGGCCTTGGCAATACGCTGGGCTGGGCATGGGCGTGGCCGCTTAACCGTCGCGTGCTCTACAACCGTGCGTCTGCGGACATCAACGGCAAGCCGTGGGATCCAAAACGTATGCTGATCGAGTGGAACGGTTCGAAGTGGACGGGGAACGATATCCCGGACTTCAACACCGCCGCGCCGGGCAGCAAAACCGGGCCGTTCATCATGCAGCCGGAAGGGCTGGGACGTCTGTTTGCCCTCGACAAGCTGGCTGAAGGGCCGTTCCCGGAACACTACGAGCCGATGGAAACGCCGCTGGGCACCAACCCGCTGCACCCGAACGTGGTGTCCAGCCCGGTGGTGCGTATCTACGAAGACGACGTGCTGCGTTTAGGCAAGAAGGACAAGTTCCCTTACGTGGGGACTACCTACCGCCTGACCGAGCATTTCCACACCTGGACCAAGCACGCGCGGCTTAACGCCATCGCGCAGCCGGAACAGTTTGTGGAGATCAGCGAGACGCTGGCGAAAGCGAAGGGGATTGCCAACGGCGATCGCGTGAAGGTCAGCAGCAAGCGCGGCTTTATTCGCGCCGTTGCGGTGGTGACCCGCCGTCTGCAGAGCCTGAACGTGCATGGCCAGCAGGTGGAAACCGTCGGTATTCCGCTGCACTGGGGCTTTGAAGGCGTAGCGCAGAAGGGCTACATCGCCAATACCCTGACGCCTAACGTCGGCGATTCCAACTCGCAAACGCCGGAGTACAAAGCGTTTCTGGTCAACATCGAGAAAGCGTAAGGAGCGATTAAATGGCGATGGAAACACAAGACATTATCAAACGCTCCGCGACTAACCCTATCACGCCCGCGCCTCGCGGGCGGGATTACAAGGCTGAAGTTGCCAAGCTTATCGATGTCTCCTCCTGCGTGGGCTGTAAAGCCTGCCAGGTGGCATGTTCAGAGTGGAACGATATTCGTGATGAGGTGGGTCACTGCGTTGGGGTCTACGATAACCCGGCCGATCTGAGCGCCAAATCCTGGACGGTGATGCGCTTTAGCGAAACCGAGCAGAACGGCAAGCTGGAGTGGTTGATCCGTAAAGACGGCTGTATGCACTGTGAAGATCCGGGCTGCCTTAAGGCCTGCCCGTCTGCCGGTGCGATTATTCAGTACGCCAACGGCATCGTGGATTTCCAGCAGGACAACTGTATCGGCTGCGGCTACTGCATCGCGGGCTGTCCGTTTAACGTCCCGCGCCTCAATAAAGAGGATAACCGGGTCTATAAATGCACCCTGTGCGTGGATCGCGTCAGCGTCGGGCAAGAGCCTGCCTGCGTGAAGACCTGCCCGACCGGGGCCATTCACTTCGGGACCAAAACCGAGATGCTGGAAGTGGCGCAGCAGCGCGTCGATAAGTTAAAAGCGCGAGGCTACGAAAACGCAGGCGTGTATAACCCGCAGGGCGTAGGCGGAACGCACGTGATGTATGTACTGCACCACAACGACCAGCCGGAGC
This region of Enterobacter cancerogenus genomic DNA includes:
- a CDS encoding LysR substrate-binding domain-containing protein, which produces MNKTEQSNAAPAYGESRLANDPPLRAVRAFEAIARLGSVTQAAQELDISPSAVSHQLKVLEGYLQMPLTERQGRKLVLSQQGRDYYRSIRAAFNVLRQATEHLVEQSQTRQVTISLIPLFGMGWFIPRLPAFMRANPQTEINVVYANHRNYLSDASDMSIRFGNGQWAGYQSEKLISGQMVPVCSRAFLRIHGHIDTPEQLLQMPLLHDEERSTWQQWFVQQGVKRPPRRSGPMFEDGLLTLAGVQAGLGCALMREPLIAPYLESGELVKIFNAPIDDGRDYYLCVRSDTDMTEDGKLLQNWLRRAAGGEQPGV
- a CDS encoding CPBP family intramembrane glutamic endopeptidase, coding for MVASFVVPYYEEIIYRGCIFGCLYSVFNKSYLIPCILTSLIFCLMHGQYYNVLDQAILFMISILLLMVRIKSRGLFYPIAIHSCMNVFVLSSNYLSGF
- the yddG gene encoding aromatic amino acid DMT transporter YddG; translation: MDRKRATLTGLAAILLWSTMVGLIRSVSEALGPVGGAAMIYTVSGLLCLVTVGFPDVRRFSPRYLIAGSVLFVSYEICLALSLGYAATRSQAIEVGMVNYLWPSLTIVFAILFNGQKSTLWVIPGLALSLLGVSWVLGGEQGLQVDEILRNITSSPLSYALAFSGAFIWAAYCTVTSKYAGGKNGITLFVLLTALSLWIKYVLSDQPEMMFNVPVVVKLLLCGVALGFGYAAWNVGILHGNVTLLAAASYFTPILSSALAAALLSAPLSFAFWQGAVMVCVGSLLCWHATRK
- the fdnG gene encoding formate dehydrogenase-N subunit alpha — encoded protein: MDVSRRQFFKICAGGMAGTTVAALGFAPKMALAQARNFKLLRAKEIRNTCTYCSVGCGLLMYSLGDGAKNAKEAIYHIEGDPDHPVSRGALCPKGAGLLDYVHSENRLRYPEYRAPGSDKWQRISWDDAFTRIAKLMKADRDANFIEKNEQGVTVNRWLSTGMLCASAASNETGMLTQKFVRSLGMLAVDNQARVUHGPTVASLAPTFGRGAMTNHWVDIKNANVVVVMGGNAAEAHPVGFRWAMEAKNNNDATLIVVDPRFTRTASVADIYAPIRSGTDITFLSGVLLYLIENNKINAEYVKHYTNAGLLVREDFAFEDGLFSGYDAEKRQYDKSSWNYQFDENGYAKRDDTLTDPRCVWNMLKQHVSRYTPDVVENICGTPKADFLKVCEVLASTSAADRTTTFLYALGWTQHTVGAQNIRTMAMIQLLLGNMGMAGGGVNALRGHSNIQGLTDLGLLSTSLPGYLTLPSEKQTDFQTWLTANTPKATLPDQVNYWSNYPKFAVSLMKSFYGDAAQKENDWGFEWLPKWDQAYDVIKYFNMMDKGNVTGYICQGFNPVASFPDKNKVVRSLSKLKYMVVIDPLVTETSTFWQNHGESNDVDPASIQTEVFRLPSTCFAEEDGSIANSGRWLQWHWKGQDAPGEARNDGEILAGIYHRLREMYRTEGGKGAEPLLKMSWNYKQPDHPESEEVAKENNGVALADLYDANGNLLAKKGQLLNSFALLRDDGTTASSCWIYAGSWTEQGNQMANRDNADPSGLGNTLGWAWAWPLNRRVLYNRASADINGKPWDPKRMLIEWNGSKWTGNDIPDFNTAAPGSKTGPFIMQPEGLGRLFALDKLAEGPFPEHYEPMETPLGTNPLHPNVVSSPVVRIYEDDVLRLGKKDKFPYVGTTYRLTEHFHTWTKHARLNAIAQPEQFVEISETLAKAKGIANGDRVKVSSKRGFIRAVAVVTRRLQSLNVHGQQVETVGIPLHWGFEGVAQKGYIANTLTPNVGDSNSQTPEYKAFLVNIEKA
- the fdxH gene encoding formate dehydrogenase subunit beta, with the protein product MAMETQDIIKRSATNPITPAPRGRDYKAEVAKLIDVSSCVGCKACQVACSEWNDIRDEVGHCVGVYDNPADLSAKSWTVMRFSETEQNGKLEWLIRKDGCMHCEDPGCLKACPSAGAIIQYANGIVDFQQDNCIGCGYCIAGCPFNVPRLNKEDNRVYKCTLCVDRVSVGQEPACVKTCPTGAIHFGTKTEMLEVAQQRVDKLKARGYENAGVYNPQGVGGTHVMYVLHHNDQPELYHNLPKDPAIDTSINLWKGALKPLSAAGFIATFAGLIYHYIGIGPNKEVDDDEEEHHE